TTATAAGATTGATTCTAGTCAATTAACGAAAGTAGGAGAATTGACTGCTCCAGTTAAGGAAGGTCAAAAGGTAGGAACAATGATTGTGAATTATGCTGGTGAAGGAGAAGCACTAAGCTATGTTCAAAAAGATAAACTTCCTCAAGTAGATCTTATTACAAAAGAAGCTGTTGAAAAGGCAAACTGGTTTGTTTTATCCATGAGAGGAATTGGTGGTTTCTTTGGTGGATTATGGGAAACAGTAACAGACACAGTTAAAGACTGGTTTTAAGTAGGAAGACTCCCAATGTGGGGGTCTTTTTCTTTTTGGTTTGAGAAACAGTATAAAAAAGTATTAAATTTTTACTGAAATAGGTATATAATAGAAAATTATCTCAGGTGCAAAATGATAGAATAGTGAAATATGTAGGAATTGTTTTACTAATTATATTTATTTTGATAGGATTTTTTTAGAAGTTAGGATAAAATATAGCGTAGATGAATTTTTCATATAGCTAAAACAAATCCTATTACATAGGAAATTACATAAGGGGGACAAACAGATGAGTAACAATACAGGTACTGACCGCGTAAAACGTGGAATGGCAGAAATGCAAAAAGGCGGCGTCATCATGGACGTTGTAAATGCAGAGCAAGCAAAAATCGCAGAGGAAGCAGGCGCTGTTGCTGTAATGGCACTTGAGCGAGTTCCAGCTGACATTCGTGCAGCAGGCGGTGTAGCAAGAATGGCTGATCCTACAATCGTTGAGGACGTTATGAATGCTGTATCTATTCCAGTTATGGCAAAAGCTCGTATCGGTCACATCGTTGAAGCTCGTGTACTTGAAGCTATGGGTGTAGATTATATTGATGAGAGTGAAGTATTAACTCCAGCTGACGAAGAATATCACCTACTAAAAAGTGATTTCACAGTTCCATTTGTATGTGGATGCCGTGATCTTGGTGAAGCAACACGCCGTATTGCTGAAGGTGCTTCAATGCTTCGTACAAAAGGTGAGCCAGGTACTGGTAACATCGTTGAGGCGGTACGTCATATGCGTAAAGTAAATGCTCAAATTCGTAAAGTTGCAGCAATGAGTGAAGATGAATTAATGACTGAAGCGAAAAATCTTGGTGCACCATTTGAACTTCTTCTTCAAATCAAAAAAGAAGGTAAATTACCTGTTGTTAACTTCGCAGCTGGTGGTGTAGCAACTCCTGCTGATGCGGCATTAATGATGCAATTAGGAGCAGACGGTGTATTCGTTGGTTCTGGTATCTTTAAATCAGAAAATCCTGCAAAATTTGCTCGTTCAATCGTTGAAGCAACAACACACTTCCAAGATTATGAGTTAATTGCAAGCCTATCAAAAGGACTTGGATCTGCAATGCAAGGAATTGAAATTTCAAGCCTTTTACCAGAACACAGAATGCAAGAGCGTGGTTGGTAAGATAAAGGAGTTTTTTACATGCTGAAAATTGGTGTTTTAGGTTTACAAGGTGCTGTGCGAGAACATATTCGTTCAATCGAAGCTTGTGGTGCAGAAGGAATCGTCGTTAAGACAACAGATCAACTTGATGACCTTGACGGCTTAATTATTCCAGGTGGAGAAAGCACCACAATGCGTCGCTTAATCGATAAATATAACTTCATGGAACCTTTAAAAGCTTTTGCTGAATCAGGTAAGCCTATGTTCGGAACATGTGCAGGCTTAATTCTATTAGCAAAAAATCTAGTAGGTTATTCTGAGTCTCATTTAGGATTATTGGATGTTACGGTAGAACGTAACTCCTTTGGTCGCCAAAAGGATAGCTTTGAAGCAGAGCTAATGATTACCGGTGTTGGTGAAGATTTTGTTG
This genomic stretch from Metabacillus sp. B2-18 harbors:
- the pdxS gene encoding pyridoxal 5'-phosphate synthase lyase subunit PdxS — its product is MSNNTGTDRVKRGMAEMQKGGVIMDVVNAEQAKIAEEAGAVAVMALERVPADIRAAGGVARMADPTIVEDVMNAVSIPVMAKARIGHIVEARVLEAMGVDYIDESEVLTPADEEYHLLKSDFTVPFVCGCRDLGEATRRIAEGASMLRTKGEPGTGNIVEAVRHMRKVNAQIRKVAAMSEDELMTEAKNLGAPFELLLQIKKEGKLPVVNFAAGGVATPADAALMMQLGADGVFVGSGIFKSENPAKFARSIVEATTHFQDYELIASLSKGLGSAMQGIEISSLLPEHRMQERGW
- the pdxT gene encoding pyridoxal 5'-phosphate synthase glutaminase subunit PdxT, with amino-acid sequence MLKIGVLGLQGAVREHIRSIEACGAEGIVVKTTDQLDDLDGLIIPGGESTTMRRLIDKYNFMEPLKAFAESGKPMFGTCAGLILLAKNLVGYSESHLGLLDVTVERNSFGRQKDSFEAELMITGVGEDFVGVFIRAPHIVEVGEDVEILSKHNGRIVAARQGQFLGCSFHPELTDDHRMTQLFINMVKESK